From a single Aestuariibius sp. HNIBRBA575 genomic region:
- a CDS encoding ATP-binding cassette domain-containing protein, giving the protein MRLITTKNVGVRHGSLAALDDVDFHIDAGEIVTIVGPNGSGKSTLMRVLLGAIRPDSGSVTRKAGLKIGYVPQKLHIDQTLPISVRRFLDLPKRTSTKAAQKALSEAGADGLEKRQMSALSGGQFQRVLLARAILSKPDILILDEATQGLDQPGSAAFYQRIEDMRNQLGCAVLMVSHELHVVMSASDRVICLNGHVCCAGTPEVVSAAPAYRELFGTGTGGALALYRHDHDHSHGGDTQSHVHSATCGHSHDDPQIKEAQ; this is encoded by the coding sequence ATGCGTCTGATCACAACAAAAAACGTCGGGGTGCGTCATGGATCGCTGGCCGCGCTAGACGATGTGGATTTTCACATCGATGCCGGTGAAATTGTCACCATTGTTGGGCCAAACGGGTCCGGAAAATCGACGTTGATGCGGGTGCTGTTGGGGGCGATCCGGCCCGATTCTGGCAGTGTCACGCGCAAGGCAGGCCTAAAAATCGGGTATGTGCCGCAAAAACTGCATATCGATCAAACGCTTCCGATTTCGGTGCGGCGGTTTTTGGATCTGCCCAAACGAACCAGCACAAAGGCCGCGCAAAAGGCCCTGTCAGAGGCAGGGGCAGACGGGTTGGAAAAACGGCAGATGTCCGCATTGTCGGGCGGGCAGTTTCAGCGCGTATTGCTGGCCCGCGCTATTTTGTCGAAACCCGATATTCTGATTTTGGACGAAGCCACCCAAGGCTTGGACCAACCAGGGTCAGCCGCGTTTTACCAACGTATCGAAGATATGCGAAATCAGCTGGGATGTGCCGTGTTGATGGTCAGTCATGAACTGCACGTCGTCATGAGCGCCAGCGACCGTGTGATTTGCTTGAATGGGCATGTCTGCTGCGCGGGCACCCCCGAAGTCGTTTCTGCAGCGCCCGCTTATCGCGAACTGTTTGGCACTGGGACGGGCGGGGCCCTGGCGCTTTATCGGCATGACCACGACCATTCCCACGGTGGCGACACCCAAAGCCATGTGCATAGCGCAACCTGTGGCCATTCCCATGACGATCCCCAAATCAAAGAGGCGCAGTAA
- a CDS encoding transcriptional repressor: MRETSIEFSEHDHGDCKTSALMAAEQACALRGLQFTPVRRCALEILLENHKALGAYDVLARLGQEGFGDKPPVAYRALSFLTENGFAHRIERLNAFVACAHSGQMHRPGFLICRVCRDVAEVETAGAGTFDDQALKTGFHLEEVIVEAIGTCPACTQETQCV; the protein is encoded by the coding sequence ATGCGTGAAACATCCATTGAGTTTAGCGAACATGATCATGGCGATTGTAAAACGTCGGCGTTGATGGCGGCTGAACAGGCCTGTGCCCTGCGTGGTCTTCAATTCACGCCCGTGCGCCGTTGTGCGTTGGAAATTCTACTGGAAAATCACAAAGCTCTGGGGGCCTATGATGTTTTGGCACGTCTGGGCCAAGAAGGGTTTGGCGACAAACCCCCGGTGGCCTATCGCGCGCTCAGTTTTTTGACCGAAAACGGATTTGCCCATCGGATTGAACGGTTGAATGCGTTTGTGGCCTGTGCCCATTCCGGGCAAATGCACCGCCCCGGTTTTCTGATCTGTCGCGTTTGCCGGGACGTGGCCGAGGTCGAAACCGCTGGGGCAGGGACGTTTGACGATCAGGCGCTAAAAACCGGATTCCATCTAGAAGAGGTGATCGTGGAAGCGATTGGAACATGTCCCGCCTGCACACAGGAAACCCAATGCGTCTGA
- a CDS encoding zinc ABC transporter substrate-binding protein → MIKKTLLLAFAATPSFAEAPQVVTDIAPIHSLTAMVMQGVGTPELLLPPGASPHDFSMRPSDANMLSDADVVVWVGHGLTPWLEAPIETLAGNAATVELVELGDWPSLPLRDMSHFWKSEDGEHHDDHDDHDDHDDHDDHGHDDHDHGSIDPHAWLDPMVAVAWLGQIAQVLAETDPDNAETYLQNADQAAQMLNELSAQITADLAPFTATDFVVSHDGYQYFEQRFDLHAIGAITLSDAATPGPAHLSELRDELAEHQVTCVMTDPQTNPEWAALIAEGTDAKLFEIDALSGGTQTELGPDLYPAILTQMAQQFQSCLTSNS, encoded by the coding sequence ATGATCAAAAAAACCCTCCTTCTCGCCTTTGCTGCGACGCCCTCATTTGCGGAGGCACCTCAGGTTGTCACCGACATCGCCCCGATCCATTCGTTGACCGCTATGGTCATGCAAGGCGTTGGAACGCCAGAGCTTTTGCTGCCGCCCGGCGCGTCACCGCATGATTTTTCGATGCGCCCGTCTGATGCAAACATGTTGTCGGATGCGGATGTTGTGGTTTGGGTCGGTCATGGGCTGACACCTTGGCTAGAGGCACCAATCGAAACATTGGCGGGCAATGCGGCCACGGTTGAATTGGTCGAATTGGGTGATTGGCCCAGCTTGCCGTTGCGGGACATGTCGCATTTCTGGAAGTCAGAAGATGGCGAGCATCACGATGACCACGATGACCACGATGACCACGATGACCACGATGACCACGGGCATGACGATCACGATCATGGGTCAATAGATCCCCATGCTTGGCTCGACCCAATGGTGGCGGTTGCATGGCTTGGGCAGATTGCACAGGTTCTGGCGGAAACTGATCCTGATAACGCCGAAACCTATTTGCAAAATGCGGATCAGGCCGCTCAGATGTTGAACGAATTATCTGCCCAGATCACGGCCGATTTGGCCCCCTTTACCGCCACGGATTTTGTCGTGTCACATGACGGATATCAGTATTTTGAACAGCGGTTTGATCTTCATGCGATTGGTGCGATCACATTGTCAGATGCTGCCACACCCGGCCCTGCCCATTTGTCTGAACTGCGCGATGAACTTGCAGAGCATCAGGTCACATGTGTGATGACCGATCCGCAAACCAATCCTGAATGGGCCGCATTGATTGCAGAAGGCACCGATGCAAAACTGTTTGAAATTGATGCGCTGAGCGGTGGCACGCAAACCGAGCTTGGCCCCGATTTATACCCGGCAATTTTGACCCAAATGGCGCAACAATTCCAATCCTGCTTGACGTCAAACTCTTAG
- a CDS encoding GNAT family N-acetyltransferase, which produces MSLELREGDFEAFFEAPFAAYGHASPYVSPLKSDLKRFLAPSNPLFSGASKLTYWTAHKNGRVLGRITAHIHHESNECHHELRGCFGYFDCVDDKEVAQALLQQAEDWCRAQGMTRIAGNFNLTAMQQIGVVTDFFQNEPYTDQIWSPPYLQTLLDKCGYQAVFPMTTFEVDLTAVAPLKPGPKHQAIMDDPAFSFVPITRKNIAARIEDAREILNASFQKNPMFVPVSKTEFAFQAKDMKWILDPRISTMLTYQDKPAACVICIPDVNPFLRAIRSRLGWMLPWHFLKHRFFNKRAVVIFVGVMPDLQNLGVAPVMLRHMIRSLQKAGYEKMANTWIADENPASLAQAQKVGGVPLHRLHLFEKML; this is translated from the coding sequence ATGAGCTTGGAACTGCGAGAGGGTGATTTTGAAGCGTTTTTCGAAGCGCCTTTTGCCGCCTATGGGCACGCATCCCCCTATGTGTCGCCGTTAAAATCGGATTTGAAACGGTTTTTGGCCCCCTCTAATCCACTGTTTTCTGGGGCCAGCAAACTGACCTATTGGACCGCACATAAAAACGGCAGGGTTCTGGGGCGGATCACGGCGCATATTCATCACGAAAGCAACGAATGCCATCACGAACTGCGTGGGTGTTTTGGCTATTTCGATTGTGTTGATGACAAGGAGGTCGCGCAGGCTTTGCTGCAGCAAGCCGAAGACTGGTGTCGCGCCCAAGGGATGACAAGGATCGCGGGCAATTTTAATCTGACGGCAATGCAACAAATTGGGGTGGTCACCGATTTCTTTCAAAATGAGCCTTATACAGACCAAATCTGGTCCCCGCCGTATTTGCAGACATTGCTGGACAAATGCGGCTATCAGGCGGTTTTTCCGATGACCACGTTTGAGGTTGATCTAACGGCGGTTGCGCCACTGAAACCCGGGCCCAAACATCAAGCGATCATGGATGATCCGGCATTTTCGTTTGTTCCCATCACACGCAAAAACATCGCCGCCCGGATCGAAGACGCCCGCGAGATATTGAATGCCTCGTTTCAAAAAAACCCGATGTTTGTCCCTGTCAGCAAAACAGAATTTGCGTTTCAGGCCAAAGACATGAAGTGGATTTTGGACCCGCGCATATCCACCATGTTGACCTATCAGGACAAACCCGCAGCCTGCGTGATCTGCATTCCGGATGTGAACCCGTTTTTGCGTGCGATCCGGTCCCGGTTGGGGTGGATGCTGCCTTGGCATTTTTTGAAACATCGGTTTTTCAACAAACGCGCTGTGGTGATTTTTGTCGGCGTGATGCCGGACTTGCAAAATTTGGGTGTGGCGCCGGTGATGCTGCGCCACATGATCCGGTCTTTGCAAAAGGCGGGATATGAAAAAATGGCAAATACTTGGATTGCGGATGAAAACCCCGCCAGCCTTGCCCAAGCGCAAAAGGTAGGCGGGGTGCCGCTTCATCGGTTGCATCTGTTTGAAAAGATGCTGTGA